The DNA sequence AAATGGTTTGGCAGtctccaaatcaaaaattaatcttttccAAACTCGAATTCGATTCCTTGGTCACAATATTTATCAAGGTACAATCATTCCAATCGACAGGTCAATAGAGTTTGCTAgcaaaattcccaaccaaatcTTAGACAAAACCCAATTACAAAGATTTCTAGGTTGTCTAAATTACGTAGGAGAATTTGTCCCCTACTTAAATAATATTGTCAAACCATTGCATGATAGACTAAAGAAAAATCCGCCTCCTTGGTCATACCAAACATATAGTTTCAATACCCATTCATACAACAACATAAAATACAAGATAAATACAATAAAtgctatatatttttagttaccAATAGAATATAATCTCACAAAATTCTCATGAATTTAAAAGATAACAATGTCCTTCTGGGGACTCAGGAGGCCTCCACACTCAAGAACCGACCAAGTAGGCTACTTAGATTCAAAGAATATGACagatttaaataagaaaataaaaaaattctctctttcaactaaaaaataagagatagcCTCTAAATCCAGCAATTATCTACTATTAaacaaaagataagataaaatcataCATTTCCCTAATTATATTATCTCTAAAGGGAAATTGAAGATCTAAGCATCCAATTTCACCTCTATAAAAGGGGTTCATCAAGGTTCAGGCAATTCACTCTCATTCCACTCATACACTAATACTTGCTTATCTCAACACCAATAACTTGAGCGTTAGAGTGTCATTACAGGTACCACCACCATTTGTGGAGGAGCTCACAGAGAACAATTGTTGTGAGAAAGTTCTATCAAATTTGGTAAGAACATTTGACACCCACCACGGGGCAAGGGAAAAATTATCCTTCGACCACCATCAATGGTTGTGGATGGTGATAACACCCCCGCAGCCAACCAAGAAAGACCACCACAGAGATAGACATCCACCACAATTTGAATGATTACCATAGGGACCCTTGAAAATGGTAGTCctgcaaaattaatttcaagagGCCTAGAAAAATCATACCAAACATATTCTTTCAATACCCATTTATATAACAACATAAAATGCAAGATAAATACAATAAATGCTATATATTTTCAGTTACCAATAGAATAAAATCTCATACAAAATTctcatgaatttaaaaaataacaatgtcCTTCTGGGACTCAATAGGCCTCCACACTCGATAACCAACCAAGTAGGCTACTTAGATTCAGAGAATATGGcatatttaaataagaaaagagggAAATTCTATCTTTCAACTAAAAGATAAGAGATAGCCTCTAAATCTAGAAATTATCTATTATTAAAGAAAATGGTAGCCCCGCAACCGTGGTGGACTTCTTGCGTCAGGTGCCTGACGATCACATGTTGATTGTCGTCCTATAAAGGGAGATGGATGCACTAAAATAGAAGAACACCCAAGAGATAGAGAACCTCCAAATATATAGTCCTCAAAGAACAGTACCAAAAGCTTTAGGATGACCACTTGACACACTCGATCTCTATAGTTGTTATTCATCAAACTCACCAGACTGGGACCAATGAAGGTGACAGAACATGGAGAGAAGGAACATCATTGGTCACTCAATTGCTGTAAAAAATAGCAAATATAAGGAATCAACTTCATCCCTTCATTGATAGGATCATTGAAGCACAACTGCCACCTAGATGGGACATTGAACATAGACTATTATGACGGACTCTCGGACCTAGATGAACATGTGGATGCATTCATCACACATATAAACTTGTTCACAAATGATGATGCCCTCATCTATCGAGTGTTCCTAACTACCTTGAAGGGCGCAACCCTTCATTGGTACATTTGTCTGCCGAGAAACTCAATACACTCCTTCGTGACACTCATTATGCATTTCAGAGATCAATACGCGACAAGTAGACCGTATCACCTTACTGCAGTAGCACTCACAAATATTCgacaagaagaagatgagccaCTATGTAACTTCATGAAAAGATTCTCTTTAGTCTCCATTCAAATTTGAGGACAAGATAGAGATGTTGCTCCAAAAAGGGTATTTTTAAAGATTTGTTAAAGACAAAGGCTGTCTACATGATCAGGAGCGAGAACAAGAAATGACTCGATATTGGAGGACTTGCAGAAGGAGGAAGCTCAAATTTGGTGTGTAAATGCTACGTGTGTAGCCTCAAGATGATCAACTCGATGGAAGTTAAGAAGAAGCCCACCAGAGGCATGCCACCCATCACATTCATAGATAAGGATTTTGGAAACATCGAGCAATGCCTTAATGATCCTGAGGTTGTCAAAGTCAAGGTGGCAAACTTCCTAGGGCACAAAGTCCTACTAAACAATGGAAGTTCGACTGATGTCTTATGCTCGTCAGCCTTTCAACAATAGAGCATACCGGAGAACTCATAGGATTTGCAAAAGAGACAACCAGCATGATAGGGTACATTCACTTACTGACCACTTTGGAGGATGAGAAAGAATCAAAATCCATCATGATCAAATACCTCTTAGTTGATACCCACACGTCATATAACATACTTATAGGGCGTCCTTCGCTCAATGAGTTGGATGCCATTAACTCAACACCTCATCATGATCAAGAGAATGCTGCAAGCCTTAGAATtggcaaagagaagaaggaaataGATCCTAAGGCACAACTGGTGGCGTGTATTTCCCTCTACAACAATATGGGTGATGCAAAACACAATCCAAGGGATGCAAAACAAAGAGCAAAGATGACAAGAGAGGTCAAACTTTTTTAACTCAATAAGAAATCATCCCAATGTACAAAACATGGATGCCAAATGAATACATAAGTTGAATAATCAATAACCTGATACTAGCAGCAAATGCAAATTTGTTTGCATGGTCCGCATTAGACATGCCGATAATCGACCCTAAATTCTATTGTCACAAGCTAGCTATCTATCCTGAAGCTAGATATGTTGCACAAAGGAAGAGGAAACTCAACCCAGAACGGGGAGAAGTCGTGGATGAAGAATCAAGAAAATTGCTAAATGTAGGGTTCATTAGAGAAGTTCAATACGCCACGTGGTTAGCCAATATGGTGATGTTAAGAAAGCCGAATGGGATATGGAGGATGTGTACTAACTACACAGATCTAAACAAAGCCTACCCTAAGGACTCTTACCTGCTTTCGAGTATAGATCACTTGGTCGGTGGAGCATTTGAATTCCTCATTCTTAGTTTTTCTGTAAGCGTATTCTGGATACAATCAAATCGTGATGTTCAAACAAGATGAGGAGAAAACTCCATTCATGACTAACATGGCTAACTATTGCTATTCCGTTATGGCATTCGGCCTTAAGAACGCTAAAGCCACTTATCAAAGGCTGATGGACAAAATATTCACCAATCAATTGGGAAAGAATCGAGAAGTTTATGCTAATGACATGGTGGTCAAATGTAGAAGCACCATCTTTCTCACAAAAAACTTAGTAGAAATCTTTGCTAAGATATGGAAATACAACATGAAGCTAAACCCGAAAAAAATGCATATTTAGGGTACAAGGATGGAAGTTTCTGGGTTTCATGCTTACTTATAGGGGAATTGAAGCCAAATTGGAGAAGTGCACAACCATTATTGCAATGAGAATTTTGAACACTCTAAAAGAAGTACAAAGACTCATTGGTCGACTAGCAACATTGTCTAGATTCCTGTCAAGAGTTGCATACACAACCAAACCATTCTTCAAATTGTTGAAAAAGTAAGAGGGAAACAAGTGGAATGAGGAGTGTGAAGCTCACTTTCACAAACTCAAACAATTCCTTACTTCACTGCCCATCCTCACCAAACCCCAACCAAGTAAAAAGAGATAATTCTATACCTAGCAGTATTTGAACATGCTATAAGTTTGGTGATCATGGtagaagatgaaaaaaattcaaaatctcaTCTATTACGTCAATCAAGTCCTAAAATGCAAATACTTAATATCAAATGATAGAAAATTTATCCTTGGCTCTAGTCACAATTGCTAGAAGCCTAAGACCATATATCCAAAGTCATCAGATCATGGTTCGAATCAACCACCCTATCCAAATAGTTTTGAAGGAATCATAAATTGTAAGCTGAGTTTGGGCTCAAATATGAACCAAGGGGGCCAATGAAGGCTCAGTGCCTAGCATGCTACATAGTCGAGTTAATAAGCAATACAGAACCAAAATCTGAGTGGTGGAAACTCTATGTAGATGGCTTATTCAATGAAAAAGGGAGTGGCGCTGGAGTCATCCTAGAAAGCGTAGATGAAGTAATCCTAGAATAATCCCTGAGGTTTGAGTTTGCAACGACAAACAACCTAGCTAAGTATGAAGTCTTCTTAGCTGGCCTAAGATTGGATAAGAAAGTAGGAGCTAAGTACCTAAAGTGTTGGGGCAACTCCAAACTCATCACAGGTTAGTTGAATGGAGAATATCAGACCAAAGATCCACATATGATGAGATACTACCATATGGCTACTCGGCtcaaagaagtttttttttctgaattcgAGCATCAATAACCATTGCACCTGATTGGTCCTTACATTTTGGacttatgtgtgatgcaagtgattatgcaATAGGAGTTGTACTAGGCCAAAGAAAGGATAAAATTTTTCATCCTATACACTATGTTAGCAAGGTGCTTAATGAACACTAAGTGAAGTATGCAACTATTGAGAAAGAGTTACTTGCCATAGTGTATGCATTGGAAAAGTTTAGAGCTTATTTGATTGACTCAAAAGTGATAGTATATACTGACCGTGTTGCCATCAAGTATTTGTTAACTAAATCGGATTCTAAACCTAGACTTATTCATTGGGTTTTACTGTTGCTGAAGTTTGATTTGGAAATCAAAGATAAGAAGGACAATGAGAATGTTGTAGTTGATCATCTCTCTAGATTGAACAATAGTGAGGTGACCGTTAACAAAGTTGAGATACAAGAAGAATTTCCTGATGAAAAGCTTCTAGCAGTGCAAGAAAGACCTTGGTTTACTGATATGGCAAATTTCAAGGCCACATGAGTAATTCTTGAGGGACTCAATTGCCATCAAAAGAAGAAATTCTTTAAGGATGCTAATCATTATGTGTGGGATGATCCTCACTTGTTCAAGATTGGAGCAAATAACTTGATAAGATGGTGTGTCATTGAAGTGGAAGCCAAGAGCATTCTTTGGCATTGTCACAATTCACCTTATGGGGGCCATTTTAATGGAGAAAGAACTACTGCCAAGGTCTCTAAGAAGTATTTTTCTGGCCCATAATATTCAAAGATGCACATTTGTATGTGAAACAACATGATAAATACCAAAGAACAAGAGGAATTTCATGAAGGAATGAGATGCCCCTGAACAACATTTTTGAAGTTGAAGTTTTTTACTGTTGGGGATAGAATTTGTAGGACCATTATCATCCTCACATTCCAATGAATATATTCTTGTAACAGTGAACTATGTATCAAAATGAGCAGAAGCCATTGCCACACAAAAAGCTAATGCAAAGAcaataattcaatttttgaagaaaaatatttttttataggtttGGAACTCCTAGAGTTCTCATCAGTGATAGGGGCATTCCCATTTTTGCAATGTGTAACAACAGAAGGCATTGGAGCACTATAGTGTTAGGCACAAGGTTGCATCACTTTACCACTGTTTGaacccggcaagtgcaccggattgcgtaagtagtataaaacggtaagaaccgagtatcgaactctcggggaacttgtgttacttggtaaagctatattcagtgaataggtgtctagtatgaaaagagatgtgtcaACTATGcataggtatgtaaactaactattaaaaggaaaatcacgtgagtaatgatgtgtaaagacaagtagacaacatgttggtcttcctattagctgcctgatgttaaaaggatattctctagttaacaatgctcatgtgttctatggtgtctcctgaaatgctaaaccccgattcctcatgatagtctagcctaatcctgatcaagcatcgtccttaGATTCCTCTTcttggactaaacttgacctgaaccacattaagacaaacatacaaacaactaggttaccataccccgatccctcgtgataatatgataaactagccctgtcctatcaagttctaagaatcagaccagtttccactgttgaatgatcctaacaaagcatgcatctacgtgatcaaggcaaaagcacacagaaatgacgtactgatagcacagagaacacataaaacatcattaaatagatatacaagtatttacatcaagtacctacaaggaagaaccaatagaggatttagctcttcATATctaggaagcttcctttacaacaaagagaagagaaaaatgaaggattgaagaaatacaagtagtggggatgtctcttccacctctagaacctcacaatcactcacagactcatctcatgctttcaggatggcttcctcttctCGCTCAGTTCTCTGCCAGTCTTCTCACAGCAAAGGCTCTCAAAACTCCCTgaaacttggacctttctctctctagaaatctctaaacatgcaaaagcttcgagaattgcccaaactccctctccatttctgatttcaggcttaaatagatGGCCTTGCTAGTGCTTGCACGCTTAGCGCAACTCTGGTTTGCTTAGtgcgcattagtgaatttcggcttagcacgTGTCTTTTTGCTCAGCATATGGACTcaagtggtgcgcttagcgggattAGCCCTCGCTCAGCGAACATTCATAGCTcgtccttcttccagattcttcctcgcgctcagcAAAAGGAGTGTTGCACTCAGCCAGccgattggcttagcgagcggatgaaaatcaacacttcacaaTCTTGCCTAATTAActcgaaattgagaggaaatgattattaaacacacagaatgggagtactaagtatttgTTACCTATCttgaacaaaaagtaattacaacattacaaaataaccataacttggaggagtttgatacaatttacacaggttttatacacaaaagttagtcgtattcatcgactaacaaccaCCCACAGACAAATGGTCAGGCTGAAGTCTCAAACAGGGAGACAAAGAgaattttggaaaaaattatGGCCAGTTCTAGAAAAGATTGGTATACTAAAttggatgatgctctctgggagTACAAAACAACCTATAGAACCCCTATTGGTCTTTCCCCATTCCAGATGGTCTATGGTAAGGGAtatcatcttccagtggagttAGAACATAAAGCTTATTGGGCCTTGATGTTTCTAAATTTAGACCTAAAAGCTTCCGAAGAGAAAAGCGAACTACAACTCCTTGACATGGAAGAAATGAGAAGGAACACTTATGAGTCTTCAAGATTGTACAAGGAACAAATCAAAGTCTATCATGACAAGAAGATTCAGCATAAGGATGCCAAGCCATATGGTGcagtggaagaaataagaatGAATGCTTATTGTTTAATTCTAGGTTGAGATTTTTCCCTGGAAAATTGAAATCTAAATGGTTAGTTCCTTTCCTGGTAAAGGATATCAAGCCATACAGTGCAGTGGAGTTAGAAGACCCCATTACACAAAGATCTTGGATTAGCAATCGAAAAATATTAAAGCCTTGGTGGTGAAGATGAAAGACTCACCATTTTGATTAATCTAACAAATCCATGACATACAGGCGTCAAACTAAGTAATGTTAAACAAGTGCTAACTAGGAGACAACCTAGCTCTTCtcattttttgaatatttagaattttgttttgttttgtatatATTGTGTTGTGATGCATTTGCAATTTCGAGGAGAATAGAAGTGGAAGTGCAAGGCATATAGGGATGAGTTCTCACTGCCAACATTTCATTAAGCGAAATCATATTTTGTTTAGCCaattaacaaattttcaaatttgaccTTGGGAGGGAAAATCTTTAGTTGAGAAAAATAGAATTTCGCTTAGCCATTTGAAGTAAGAAATATGGTAAAATTTAGGTTTGAAACAAGGCATATTTCACTCGGTGGAACTAATTTCGCTGAATAGACTATGTaagaaatctaaaaaaattatgtagcaAAATTTTGCTCGACGGATGAAATTTGGCTTAGTGAAAATTTGGCAAAAAAAGAGAGGGTGACGACACTGGAGCCATTCCACTCAGCAGAATCCCCTTTCATTGAGCGAATGGCTcatgaattgaaaattaaaaacccCAATTTTCCAACTTCCCACCTTAATAACTTTTCAGCTTACCACCTTTCTCCCTTATTTAAGAAAGGGTGACTCCCACGCCCCACAATCACTGTCACTTCCCACTTCCACTCTCTGATTTTTGCATTTCTCATATAGTTTCCTGAGTTTTCTTCATCTTCCCCATTTTCTTTATCCACTACATTGCTTTGAATAAggtagtgatgcaatcctatcctgcaagggcattgggtagaagactccaagtagattgggctagagatccaagggaaggccctagggttctcacagttatctagaactatgtatgtctgagttcctcattgaggatatgtaggagcaagagcctcgctttgtTCGGCCGCCctacaatctctgtcatactaacc is a window from the Glycine max cultivar Williams 82 chromosome 2, Glycine_max_v4.0, whole genome shotgun sequence genome containing:
- the LOC100817634 gene encoding uncharacterized protein encodes the protein MASSRKDWYTKLDDALWEYKTTYRTPIGLSPFQMVYGKGYHLPVELEHKAYWALMFLNLDLKASEEKSELQLLDMEEMRRNTYESSRLYKEQIKVYHDKKIQHKDAKPYGAVEEIRMNAYCLILG